From the Streptococcus hyointestinalis genome, the window ACAGTTGTGATGACCAAGGTGAACTCAGCCATCAGCTCATCGACTTTGTTTTCAGCTTTAGAGATGAGTCTTTTGTAATGCTTGATATTTTCAATGATTTCGATGAGTTCGAACTCCCGAGCTTCTGAAGTTGTTCCGATAGAGTTTGGAGCGACCTTGAGAATATCTTGTATTTTTGGCATTGTTAATCGTTTGATTTCTAGAAGCTTCTCAAATCCAGCCTCACTCATTTTCTGAGGGCTGGGATAGTGTGATAGGAGTTCATAGGCGTAGTCAGAATGCTTTCCAATGATTTTATCTATCTCAGGGAAGATGATGTCCAAACACCGAGTGTATTGTACTTTCCAATCAGACTGCTTCTTCTTGAGACGGTGAATGTGTCTCGTTAGAATTTTCAGTTCTTCTTTTCTATTATCATGACGAAACTGTTCCCGATTAGGGTCGGATAGTAGCTTAAGGGCAATGGTACGGGCGTCCTTCTTGTCTGTCTTGGTTTTACGAAGTGATAATGACTTGGCGAATTCCTTGATGAGTAGAGGGTTGTAGGTATAGACAGTTGCTCCATGTTCATGAAGAAAATCTAAAAGATTAAAGGCATAATGTCCTGTATCTTCAAGTGCGATGAGATAGTCTTGTTTTAACTGACTGAGGGTATTTATGAACAAGTTAAAACCAGCTCTAGTATTTGAGAAAGTAAGTGGTTTAAGAATAAGTTTTCCTTTGTCGTTTAAGACAGCTACATCGTGTTTGTTTTTAGCGACATCAATGCCAACGAAAATCATATGTGTACCTCCATATAGGTTATTCAAGCGCACTTGGTT encodes:
- a CDS encoding IS110 family transposase; this encodes MIFVGIDVAKNKHDVAVLNDKGKLILKPLTFSNTRAGFNLFINTLSQLKQDYLIALEDTGHYAFNLLDFLHEHGATVYTYNPLLIKEFAKSLSLRKTKTDKKDARTIALKLLSDPNREQFRHDNRKEELKILTRHIHRLKKKQSDWKVQYTRCLDIIFPEIDKIIGKHSDYAYELLSHYPSPQKMSEAGFEKLLEIKRLTMPKIQDILKVAPNSIGTTSEAREFELIEIIENIKHYKRLISKAENKVDELMAEFTLVITTVAGIGNRLGSIILAEIRNIHTFDKPAQLQAFAGLEPSIYQSGQLDTQGKMVKRGSPHLRWALIQAAKSVARFSLLLKLT